The sequence AGACTGTATCGCTTTGATCCGGCATCGGACATGATGACCGAACACGATCCCGCCCGGCCGGACCGGATCCTCCGGCGTTTTGTCTTTGACCGGATGGGCATGCTCGAAGAGACCTTCTCGTCCGGGAGCAGGCCGCGGACATACCGCTACGAGCAGGGTGGCCAGCAGATTGCCGTTCGCGAGGGAGGCGATTACGGCCAGGTGGGAAAGACCCTCACGTTCGAAGGTAAAGGCATTGCAGAAACGGCATGGGGGCGGAACGGGGAGATCGAGCGGGTCTTTATTTTCGAGGCCGATAATTCGATCACGGAACGGGCTGGAGGATGGTTTGGAAATGTTGAACGGACCATTATTATTGACGGCGTCAGCGCATCACTCTTCCGGGAACCCGAAGCATTCCTCCAGTTTTTGGTCTTCTCGGAATGGAGCGCCAATGACCGGGAGGAAGTCATCGAGGAGCAGGTAACGAAAATCCGGGGCGGGGGATCGGCAACTTCCGGTCGGAGCCCGTACGCATTTACCGGTGAGCGGCATGCTTCAATCGATACCGGGGAATTGATGGGACGGGGATCTGCCCCGCGTATGCCGGTACAACGGCAGGATGCACGACCGGGCCGGTCTTCAGGTAGTACCGCGGATGCAGGTATTGACTTCATACCGGAAGGTGGCAATCCCGGGCAGGATACCCCGCGCAGGATCGTGCCGCCGTCACGCCCGAGCCGAAATATCTCTTTTGAGGAACGCCTGAACCGTGAAGATCCGGATGATAAGCGCTTTTCTGTGGGAAGAAGTACCGAAATTCCCCTTGAGGAACGCTTCGGGAGCTCACGAGGCGAACGCGAACCTCTCTCGAGAGGCAGGAGTGTTGATATTCCCCTTGAGGAACGCTTCGAGAGCGCACGCAGTGAACGTGAACCGCTGTCAAAAGGCAGGAGTGTCGATATTCCCCTTGAGGAACGCTTCGAGAGCGCTCGCAGTGAACGGGAACCTCTCTCGAGAGGCAGTAGTGTTGATATCCCGCTTGAGGAACGTTTTGAGAGTGCACGCGGTGAGCGGGAAAAGTTATCAAAAGGGAAGAGTGTCGATATCCCGTACAGTGAACGCAGGGGCGGCCGGGAACGCTGATTTTTATTGACCGGTCAAGGTCGGCCTCTCTCATAATATCATGGATTTTCAGGATTTGGGTATGATTTCTCGTTCATGTCCGTTTCGACAATGTAAAATTCTCGTATTCCTGTAAAAAAGTTTTTAGTGCTTTCCTTAGATCGCACGGAGTTTATCGCCAAACCACGGGATGAGATCCTTTTTCCGGGACATCATGGTTGCCAGGTGGATCGGTTGGTCCTTCAATCCCAGTTTTGTTAAAAGCCCGCTTTCAGCTGAGGCAAAGAGCTCGCTCCCGTTTTCGATGACACTGGTGAACAATCCCAGGTAGATGTCGGTTCCCTGCTGCACGCGCAAACGTGCGAGTTCCTTCTGAATCTCATCTGCATGTGCCTGCGGGTAGGCAAACGACGGAACCATCACCTGGGAGATGATCACTTTCTTGCCGAACAGTTCGTACCGTTTCGTGTCCCGCACCAGGAGATCTTCCATGGTTGCCCCTTTGATATTCATCCCCCGTTCCAGCAGTTTTGTGCCAAATGAGACCGGGTCGAGTCCGGTTATCGCAGCGAGGTATGCCACCATCTTGTGATCTTCGGGAGTGGTGGTGGACATTTTCAGGATCAGGGTGTCGGAGAGGATCCCGGCAAGCAGGATCCCGGCAATCTCCGGAGTGGGTGTGATGCCACTTTCTGCATATTTTTTGGTGATGATCGTTGAGGTGGAACCTACCGGATCATTAAGGAACTTGACCGGTTTTAACGTTGAGATGGCCCCGAGCCGGTGGTGGTCGATGATCTCGATGATCTCTGCGGTGTCGATACCCTCAACTGCCTGGGCAAATTCATTGTGATCCAGGAGAATGACCGGCCTGTGCACATCGTCAATGAGGGTTGTGCGGGTTACAATTCCCCTCAACATCCCGTCTTTTTCGACAACGCACGCGGAACGGAACTTGGATGAGTACACGACCTGTTTTGCGTGTGCCAGCGAATCGTCGAGACCGAGCCGGGGGATGTCAGTCTCCATCACCATCCGGGCCGGAAGAGAGAGATTGATCATCGTGCCTACGCCAAATGCATCGAGATAGGTTGCCAGTACCGAAACTCCTTTCTGCGTTGCTTCGCGGATCACCTGCTCACTGACCGGTGCCTTGTCGACAATGATGAGGGCTGCGATTCCTGCGGCTATCAGCGAAAGCTGGACCGGCTCGTTATCGCCAGCGATTGCAATGTCCTTGTCCGTCAGGTTCTTTGAGCGGACCGTGGGTGCATTGATGGCAATAAAAACCCTGCCCCCGAGGGTATCTGCTGCTTTCACCACCACACGGGCACTGAGTATCCTTGCCAGGGTATCGAGTGGAAGGGGCATGATGGCTAGTTCGCCGATGTTTTGTCTTTTGACATAGGCTTGGGCAAGCCCGTGTTCCCCCACAATACCGACAAGCCGTCCCACTTCATCGGTGATCGGCACATTGCGGATATCATGCGCATCCATCAGCGCCGCTACGTCGACCGTCGGTACATCCTGTGTCACGCTGATCCGGTGGATGGCAAGATCGGAGACCCGGGGCTCGATGCTATCGATAAGCACCGGGGCTTTCAGGCCGAATGTCTCAAGGGCAAAACACGTCTCCGCGTTCAGTTCCCCGCACCGGGCAGGAATGTATTTCCCCGGTTCGGCAAGGTTTAAAAACGCTGCATACCCTGTCACGCTGGCAACAGAGTCCGTATCCGGCTGACGATGGCCGATGATCACCACTTTTTTCCCCATGTATCGCCCCTCCCTTTCATTAGTATTGCGGGATGGTGAATAATTAATGTCGCTCACTACTTATGGGTCAAAAAATGCGGGCGGGGTATCCTGTGGATGTTGCATAACGGCGGATCCTGTTCCCCCGGACATGAGACGGGCGTCAGGAACCTTCAACCATTCTTTAGTGCCTGCTACACTTTCATGCCCCAACCCTTACCCTGATAAGCTCCTGAGCAGATTCGTACAGCATACCAATGAAAAATATTATCATCAAAGGTGCCCGCCAGCACAATCTCAAAAATGTCAGTGTCGAGATCCCCCGCGACAAGCTCGTTGTCATAACCGGCGTATCCGGTTCCGGGAAATCCACGCTCGCATTCGATACTCTCTATGCTGAGGGACAGCGGCGCTATGTTGAGTCACTCTCCACGTACGCCCGCCAGTTTCTCGGCATGATGCACAAGCCGGATGTTGACAGTATCGAAGGACTGTCACCCGCAATTTCGATCGAACAGAAGACCACGAGCAAGAATCCCCGCAGCACGGTAGGAACGACCACCGAGATTTACGATTATCTCCGCCTGCTGTTCTCCCGTATCGGGACACCGTACTGTCCCGAGCATAATATCCCGATCGCTTCCCAGACCCCCGACCGGATCGCCGATCAGATCGCAGCAGAACACCCGGGCATGGTGACCATCCTGTCCCCGGTAGTCCGGCAGAAGAAGGGCACGTACCAGCAGCTCTTGAAAGACCTGAACAAGGAGGGGTATGCACGGGTCCGGGTGAACGGGAAGATTATCCGCACCGATGAGGAGATCAGCCTCGACCGGTACAAGAAGCAGGATATTGAGATCGTGATCGACCGGCTTGCCTCATCCGACCGATCGCGCCTTACCGAAGCGGTCGAGAACGCGCTCAAAAAATCCGAAGGACTGGTGCTGGTCACCGGCGAGGATGAAAAAGAGTCCACGTACTCCTCGCTTATGGCCTGCCCGGTCTGCGGGCTTGCCTTTGAGGAACTCCAGCCCCGCATGTTCTCGTTTAACAGCCCGTTCGGTGCCTGTGAGGACTGCCATGGTCTCGGCGTAAAGATGGAGTTCGACCCGGATCTTATCATCCCGGATCGGACGCGCTGCATTGCTGACGGGGCCGTTGCCCCGTACCGGAACCCGATGGACGGGTTCCGGGGGCAGTATCTCGCTACTGTGGCAAAGCATTTCGGGTTCGACGTGATGACCCCAATCAAGGATCTTACCGAGAAGCAGTACAATGCCCTGATGTTCGGATCCTCAGAACGGATGCACTTCGCCATGAGCATGAAGAACGGGGATGCCCAGTGGTCCCATAACGGGGAATGGGAAGGGCTCCTTCCCCAGACCGCCCGGCTGTACTCCCAGACCCAGTCGGAGTGGCGGAAACGGGAACTGGAAAATTATATGCGGATCTTTGACTGCCCTGCCTGCAAAGGCCAGCGGCTCAAGGACAAAGTCCTCGCGGTCCGGATCAGCGGAAAATCCATCATCGATGTCACGGATCTCTCCATCAGCACCAGCATCGCGTTCTTCAAAGACCTGAAACTTACGGAAAAACAGACAGAGATCGCCCACCAGATCATCAAGGAGATCCGTTCCCGGATTGAATTCTTGGAAAAGGTCGGACTGGGATATCTTACGCTCTCCCGCAATGCCGGCACTCTCTCCGGTGGGGAAGCCCAGCGCATCCGGCTTGCCACCCAGATTGGCTCGAACCTGATGGGGGTGCTCTATGTACTTGATGAACCCTCTATCGGGCTGCACCAGCGGGATAACCGGAAACTGATCGAGACGCTGCGGACGCTCCGCGATCTCGGCAATACCGTGATTGTTGTGGAGCATGACGAGGATATGATCCGCTCTGCGGATCACCTGATCGATATGGGTCCGGGGGCGGGTCTTCATGGTGGCGCAATTGTTGCCGAGGGAACGCCCCCGCAGATCCAGAAGAACAAGAAGTCCTTAACCGGCCAGTATCTTGCGGGTACCAAAAAGATCGATATACCGGCAAAACGCCGCACATCAAAGAAATATATCACGGTGAAAGGCTGCCGGGAAAATAATCTGAAAAAGATTGACGCGAAGTTCCCGATAGGTCTCCTCACGGTCATCACCGGGGTCTCGGGCAGCGGGAAATCCACGCTCGTGTACGAAACGCTCTACAAGGGCATGATGCAGATCCTCAACCAGTCCCGGGACCAGCCCGGTGCCCATGATCGGATCGTATTCGATGCGGAGATTGACAAGGTGATCGTGATCGACCAGTCACCCATCGGGAAAACCCCCCGGTCCAACCCTGCCACTTACACCAAGGTATTTGATGAGATACGGACCGTTTTTGCCGAGACAAAAGAGGCAAAGATGCGGGGCTACAAACCCGGCCGTTTCTCGTTCAATATCAAAGGCGGGCGGTGCGAGGCCTGCGAGGGTGACGGGCTGATACGGATCGAGATGAACTTCCTGCCCGATGTCTATATCGAGTGCGAGGAGTGCAAGGGCAAGCGGTACAACCGCGAGACGCTCGAGGTGAAGTACAAGGGCAAATCAATCGCCGATGTGCTGGACATGAGCGTGGAAGAAGCCCTTGCCCTGTTTACCAATATCCCTTCGATCCGGACCAAGCTCGAGACGCTCTCCCGTGTCGGGCTCGATTACATCAAGCTCGGGCAGAGTTCCACAACTTTGTCCGGGGGCGAGGCCCAGCGGATCAAGCTCACCCGCGAGCTGGCCAAGAGGGCGACCGGAAAGACGCTCTACCTGCTCGATGAACCCACCACCGGGCTCCATTTCGATGACACGAAGAAACTGATCAAGGTGCTTGACGACCTTGTGGAAAAAGGAAATACGGTCGTCGTGATTGAACACAACCTCGATGTGATCAAGTCCGCCGATCATATCATCGATATCGGACCCGAAGGCGGGGATGGTGGCGGGAAGATCGTGGCAACGGGAACTCCGGAGCAGGTTGCAAAAGTGAAAGGAAGTTATACAGGAGAGTTCCTAAAACCCATGCTACAGTCCGTATGATCGATCTGGCAAATCTTCCCCACGCCCCCGGCTGCTACCTGTTTTCTGACGAAGCCGGCACCATCATCTACGTGGGCAAGGCAAAGGATCTTAAAAAAAGGGTCACGAGTTACTTCCAGAAGACCGATCACGATACCAAGACCGAAAAACTGGTGGAACGGATCACCGCGATCGATTTTGTGGTGACCAATACCGAAACCGAAGCTCTTCTCCTGGAAAATAATCTCATAAAAAAGCATCAGCCGAAATACAATATCGACTTAAAGGATGCCAAGCGGTTTGCCTACATCGAGATCAGCAATGACCCGTTCCCGCGAATCGGGATTGCCCGCAAGAGGACA comes from Methanomicrobiales archaeon HGW-Methanomicrobiales-1 and encodes:
- a CDS encoding excinuclease ABC subunit UvrA, producing MKNIIIKGARQHNLKNVSVEIPRDKLVVITGVSGSGKSTLAFDTLYAEGQRRYVESLSTYARQFLGMMHKPDVDSIEGLSPAISIEQKTTSKNPRSTVGTTTEIYDYLRLLFSRIGTPYCPEHNIPIASQTPDRIADQIAAEHPGMVTILSPVVRQKKGTYQQLLKDLNKEGYARVRVNGKIIRTDEEISLDRYKKQDIEIVIDRLASSDRSRLTEAVENALKKSEGLVLVTGEDEKESTYSSLMACPVCGLAFEELQPRMFSFNSPFGACEDCHGLGVKMEFDPDLIIPDRTRCIADGAVAPYRNPMDGFRGQYLATVAKHFGFDVMTPIKDLTEKQYNALMFGSSERMHFAMSMKNGDAQWSHNGEWEGLLPQTARLYSQTQSEWRKRELENYMRIFDCPACKGQRLKDKVLAVRISGKSIIDVTDLSISTSIAFFKDLKLTEKQTEIAHQIIKEIRSRIEFLEKVGLGYLTLSRNAGTLSGGEAQRIRLATQIGSNLMGVLYVLDEPSIGLHQRDNRKLIETLRTLRDLGNTVIVVEHDEDMIRSADHLIDMGPGAGLHGGAIVAEGTPPQIQKNKKSLTGQYLAGTKKIDIPAKRRTSKKYITVKGCRENNLKKIDAKFPIGLLTVITGVSGSGKSTLVYETLYKGMMQILNQSRDQPGAHDRIVFDAEIDKVIVIDQSPIGKTPRSNPATYTKVFDEIRTVFAETKEAKMRGYKPGRFSFNIKGGRCEACEGDGLIRIEMNFLPDVYIECEECKGKRYNRETLEVKYKGKSIADVLDMSVEEALALFTNIPSIRTKLETLSRVGLDYIKLGQSSTTLSGGEAQRIKLTRELAKRATGKTLYLLDEPTTGLHFDDTKKLIKVLDDLVEKGNTVVVIEHNLDVIKSADHIIDIGPEGGDGGGKIVATGTPEQVAKVKGSYTGEFLKPMLQSV
- a CDS encoding pyrophosphatase, with the translated sequence MGKKVVIIGHRQPDTDSVASVTGYAAFLNLAEPGKYIPARCGELNAETCFALETFGLKAPVLIDSIEPRVSDLAIHRISVTQDVPTVDVAALMDAHDIRNVPITDEVGRLVGIVGEHGLAQAYVKRQNIGELAIMPLPLDTLARILSARVVVKAADTLGGRVFIAINAPTVRSKNLTDKDIAIAGDNEPVQLSLIAAGIAALIIVDKAPVSEQVIREATQKGVSVLATYLDAFGVGTMINLSLPARMVMETDIPRLGLDDSLAHAKQVVYSSKFRSACVVEKDGMLRGIVTRTTLIDDVHRPVILLDHNEFAQAVEGIDTAEIIEIIDHHRLGAISTLKPVKFLNDPVGSTSTIITKKYAESGITPTPEIAGILLAGILSDTLILKMSTTTPEDHKMVAYLAAITGLDPVSFGTKLLERGMNIKGATMEDLLVRDTKRYELFGKKVIISQVMVPSFAYPQAHADEIQKELARLRVQQGTDIYLGLFTSVIENGSELFASAESGLLTKLGLKDQPIHLATMMSRKKDLIPWFGDKLRAI